The genome window CACCGAGGTCGAGACGGTTCAGCAGCGTGCCGTCGAGCTCGTAGGTGTCGAGATAGACCGGGCCCGTGTAGCCGCGCTGCGAGACGTCCTTCGAGTTCGACGGGTCCCACTTCACGACGTACTCGTACTGCCCGTCTCCGTCGACATCGCCGACCGAGACGTCGTTCGCCGAATACGTGTACGCCTCCCCCTTCGGGGTGACTCCGTCGGCGGGCTTCTGCAACGGCAGGTCGTAGTGCCCGTCGGCCCAGGCGGTGACGGATGCCGAGGCGGATGCCGTCAGCTCGACGCCGCTCACGATCGGGACCACGGAGTACTCCGAGGTCGCGGTCCCGTCGGCATCCGGGTAGTTGGTGCTGTCGGTGACGGTCGCGATCTTCGCGCCGTCGCGGTAGACGGCGAAGCCGGGACCTGCGAGACCTGTGTCGGTCGCGCCGGTCGCCTCGGTGGCCAGCAGCCTCCAGCTGAGGAAGACGCCGTCGGCGGTCGAGACGGCGACGAGACCGCGGTCGAGAGTCTCGAGCTGCGGCCCGGTGGATCCAGGGTCATGACGGCCGGTGACGGGCGCGTCCGAGGCGACGGCTCCCGCACTCTGCGCACCCCCTGCGAGGAGGCAGCCGGCGGTGGCCACCGCCACGACGGCGCGGAACGAATGGTGTCGGATATTCATCGTCGAAATCCTTCTCTGAGCGTCGAGCTCGTTCGGATAGCGTTTTCCCGTGCCCGCTCGAAGCTACCCGCCTCGCCAGGGCCCGTCAAGGAACTCCGCCGAATTGAGACGATTCACGGCTCGCGCGGCGGAGTGCTCCGACGATTAGGCTCGAGGTCATGTCCACCGAAACCGCGCGCCGCTCCGTCCGCATCCTCACCTGGATCGGAATCGCGACCGGGGTGATCGGCGGGCTCCTCGTCGCCTTCCCGACAGTGCTGCCCGTCGGGGGCCCGTGGGTGCAGCTCGCGCTGGGGATAGCGACGCTCGTCCTGGCCTTCCGCGCGCGCAAGATCGGGATCGCCGAGATCGAGGGATTCGACGGACGGATCTCTCTCTTCGCCGCACTGCTCGGATTCCTCATCGTCTTCTTCGCCGGCCAGGTCGCGTTCGGCATCCTCGTCGACGTCGCCAACCCGTGAGCACGACGCATCCGACCCGCGGCCTCTGAGCGCAGCGGACCGCTGATCTAGGCTGGACCCGTGGCATCCCCGGCAGCAGACGACTACCTCAAGACCGTCTACGCGCATACCGAGTGGCAGGACGCGCCGATCACCCCCTCGGTGCTCGCCGCGAAGCTCGGCATCGCTCCCTCGTCGGTGACCGAGATGGTGAAGAAGCTCGCCGCCGCCGGTCTCGTCTCGCACGTGCCGTACGGTGCGGTGCGACTCACGGATGCCGGCACGCAACGAGCCCTGGCGATGGTGCGCCGCCATCGGCTGATCGAGACCTGGCTCGTGCAGGAGTTCGGCTACGGGTGGCACGAGGTGCACGACGAGGCCGAGGTGCTCGAGCACACGATCAGCGACCGACTGCTCGAGGGCATCGACGCACGCCTCGGACGGCCGCGTTTCGACCCGCACGGGGACGCGATCCCCGATGCGAACGGCGCGACCGCCCGAGAGCCGTTCGTGTTGCTCGCCGATGCACCGACGGGCCACACCGGGCGAGTGCTGCGCGTCGACGACCGCGACCCCGAGCTGTTGCGCGCGCTGGAGGCGGCGGGTGTCTCCGTCGCCGCGACCGTCACGATCACGGACTCCGGCATCGAGCTCGACGGCGCGCAGACAGCCCTCCCCGAGGGTGCGTCCGAGGTCGTCTGGCTCAGCGCCTGAGTGCGGCCCGGGTCGTCCGACTCAGCGCCTGAACGGTTCCGGCTCGTTCGCTCGAACCTGACACCTGCCCGTGACCGCGGGCCAATAGGCTGTGCACATGGCACACCGCGATGACATCGAATGCTGGCTCACCGACATGGACGGCGTGCTCGTCCATGAGAACGACGCCATTCCCGGAGCCGCCGAGCTGCTCGCCGGATGGGAGCAGAACGAGATCCCGTACCTGGTCCTGACGAACAACTCGATCTTCACCGCGCGCGACCTCTCCGCCCGCCTGCGGGCCAGCGGCCTGACCGTGCCCGAGGAGCGCATCTGGACCTCGGCCCTCGCGACCGCGGACTTCCTCGCACAGCAGCTGCCAGGGGGCTCGGCCTTCGTGATCGGCGAGGCCGGCATCCTGACCGCCCTGCACGAGGCCGGGTTCATCATGACCGAGACGAACCCCGACTTCGTGGTCGTCGGCGAGACCCGCAACTACTCGTTCGAGGCCATCACCAAGGCGATCCGGCTCATCATCAGGGGCGCGCGCTTCATCGTCACGAACCCGGATGCCACGGGCCCGTCGGCCGACGGAGTGATGCCGGCGACCGGTGCGATCGCCGCCCTCATCACCAAGGCCACCGGCAAGGAGCCGTACGTCGTCGGCAAGCCGAACCCGATGATGTTCCGCTCGGCCCTGAACAAGATCGGCGCGCACTCGAAGAAGACGGGCATGATCGGCGACCGCATGGACACCGACATCATCGCCGGCATCGAGGCTGGCCTGCACACCGTGCTGGTCATGACCGGCATCAGCGACCAGGCCGAGGTCGAGAAGTACCCGTTCCGCCCCGACGAGATCGTCGACTCCGTCGCCGACCTGCTGCCGACCGTCACCGAGTCGATCCCGACGCTCGACGAGGACTGACATGGGGGCGCTCGACGAGGGAGAGCGTGTCGTCGCAGCGGATGCTGCCGTCTGGCGCGCCTGGCTCGAGGAGCATCACGAGCGCACCGCCGGAGTCTGGCTGCTGAGCGTGCGCGGCAGCCGCGCGGACGGCGTCGGATACGAGGATGCCGTGCGCCAGGCACTGTGCTTCGGATGGATCGACGGCCCGGTGCGCACCTTCGACGATCAGACCGTCGGGCAATGGTTCTCGCCCCGACGCCGCGGCAGCGGGTGGGCGGCGACGAACAAGGCGCGTCTGGTCGCCCTCGAAGCTGCGGGGCTCCTCGCCCCGGCCGGCATCCGCGTGCTCGAGGCCGCGAAGGCCGACGGGTCCTGGACCGTGCTCGACGGCCCCGAGGCGGGCATCGAGCCCGACGAGCTGACCGAGGCACTGGATGCCGTGCCCGCCGCGCGCGCGAACTGGGATGCGTTCCCGAAGTCGGTCAAGAAGTTCGGCCTCACACACATCGCGATGGCGAAGCGCGCAGAGACGCGTGCCGCGCGGATCGCGAAGATCGTGGCGGATGCCGCGGAGGGGAAACGCCCATGAACCAGTCGGACCTGCTCTTCCTGGTGGTCTTCCTGATCCTTCTCAGCACGCTGACGGTGTTCGTCGTCCAGTTCTGGCGCTCCCGTCGCCGCGGCGGAGACGGCGAGGGCGACGGACGCGCCGGCTGGTGGGAAGGCCCCTGGGACGACGACGACCGCAAGCGCTGAGCGCGGCCTTCCCTTCCATCCCCCCTCAGCCCAGGGTGAGGCTGCGCACTCGCTCGACCGGCTCCGGCATCCTCAGCGGTCCTGCGCCCGGGGTGATCGTGCCGAGGATGCGCGGCTCCCGGGCTCCGGTGCCTCCGGGCGTCACCGCGGCCACGCCGTGCATGGTGCACCAGCCGATGAGGGCGAACAGGATCGCCTCCTTGCCGTCGACGGACGCACCGAGCTCGTCGGCCAGCACGACCTCGACCTCGGGGAGCGCGTCCCGCAGCCCCTGCATGATCAGCGGGTTGTGGCATCCGCCGCCCGAGACGGCGAGGAAGCCGATGCCAGCGGCCCGGACGTCCTGCGCGACAGTTCGCACCGTCAGCTCCGTGAGGGTGCGCACGAGGTCGGGGACGGAGAGCGCGCGACCCGAGGAGCCCGTGAGGCGGTCGACGTGCGCGCGGACATAGTCGAGGTGGAAGTGCTCCTTGCCGGTGCTCTTGGGGGCAGCGAGCGAGTAGTACGGGTCGGCGAGAAGAGCTGCGAGGAGATCTTCGTCGACGGCGCCGGTACGCGCGATGGCAGCGTCCGCGTCGTAGCCTCGCTCGTGCAGTCCTTCGGCCACGACGACCGCATCGACCAGCGCGTTCGCCGGGCCGACGTCGTACGCCGAAAGCGCGTCGGTGCCCACCACGGTCATGTTGGCGATGCCGCCGAGGTTCACCGCAGCCGAGACTCCCGCTCGGCCACGCAGCAGCAGCTCGTCGAGGAACGACACCAGCGGAGCACCGTGTCCACCGGCGGTGATGTCGCGGATGCGCACGTCCGACACGACCGGCGCGCCCACCCGCTCGGCGATCCATGCCGGCTGGCCGATCTGCAGGGTGCCGAGCGCATGACCGTCGGCGACCCAGTGGAAGACCGTCTGGCCGTGCGTGCACACGGCGTCCACTCCCCCGATCGCGTCGGATGCCGTGGCGGCGACCTCGGCGAAGGCCTGCCCGATCAGAGTGTCGAGTTCGCAGACCTCGGCGAGGGTCGTGGACGTCGGAGGCAGCGCGGCGATGAGACGGGCCCGGAGCTCCGGCGCGTACGGGATGCTGTCGTCGTGCAGCACCGTGCCGCGCAATGCGCCGTCGCTCTCCTCGAAATCCACGACCGTGACGTCGATGCCGTCATGTGAGGTGCCCGAGAGCAGTCCGAGTACGCGCATGCCTGTTCCTTTCGTCGCCTGGTACGAGCGTAGGGCCGATTTGTTAGGGAGGCGAACGGAAAGGTGAATCTCTTCTGCACAGATGACCACCGAGCCGAATCGTCCACCGTCGTCGGCACGACGTCCTCCGCCGCGCCGACCCACACACGTGCCGCACGTAGCATTCTGCGAGACCCCACCCTCCACCCGCAGAATGGGAGCATGTTCGTGTCCGCAGAGACCATCACGACCGTCATCAGCGCGCTCGGCATCGTGCTCACGCTGGGGAGCAGTATGCTCGCGGGCTTCGCCTGGTGCATCCGCAGATGCGACCGTGTCGAGCAGACCCTCGGTGCACGCATCGATGCGGTCGCGGCCGACACGACCGAGCTCAAGATCGCGATGGCCCGACTCGAAGGTCCGCAGCGCCACCTGATCGTCGCGGCCCGCTGACGCGACGACAGCCAGCGACGGCGATTCAGCGCAGGACGAGCGCCGCGGCGCCGATGAGCGGTCCCTCGTCGCCGAGCCCCGAGCGCACGACTCGGGTGCGACGCGAATACTCGTGAGCCGCGCTCGCGGTCAGGGCCTGCTGCACGAGGTCGATGTAGTCGGCGGACACCCGCGAGAATCCGCCGCCGATCGCGACGGTATCGAGGTCGACGAGGGTCGCTGCATCCGCGAGGGCCTCACCGACGGCCTTCGCCGAACGTTCGATGGCCGCACGCGCGGTCGCGTCGCCCGCGGCGGCATCCCGCGCCAGGTCCTCGCCGGTGGCTCCCGCCCAGCCCTGCTGCTGCGCCCAGGCGGCACTCGACGGGCCGGAGGCGATCTCCTCGAGCGTGAGTCCGCCTTCGCGGCGCACCTGTCCGAGGTGTCCGGCGTTGCCGGTAGCGCCGGGGATGTACGCGCCGTTGACGACGAATCCCCCGCCGACGCCGGTGGAGACGACGATCGACAGCGATGCTCCGGCATCCTGAGTGGCGCCCAGCCACGACTCGGCGAGCGCGAGCGCACCGCCGTCGTGACCGAAGACCGTGGGCAGCGCACGGCCGAGGATCCCGGAGGCGGTCGTGCGCACCGCATCCGCGAGACCGTATCCGCGGGCTGCAGGCATGTTCACCGGAAGGATCTGACCGGCAGTCCGGTCGATCGGCCCCGCACTGCCGATGCCGGCGCCGATGAGCTCGCCGTCTTCGGGGAGGCGGGAGAGCGCATGGGCGATCACCGTCGCGATCGCATCGTCGAGCGACGCGGGAGTGGCATCCCGACCGGTCGCCCTACGACTGCGGCTTCCACGCACCAGCGTGCCGTGCTCGTCCACGAGCGCGGCCTCCATCTTCGTGCCGCCCACGTCGACGGCCAGGGCGTAGCGGGTCACTGGGGGTCGAGTCCGAGGTCGTCGAGGTCGAAGGCCGCACGCCATTCGAGGCCCTCGGCTTCGATCGCTGCCTGAGCGCCGGTCTTGCGGTCGACGATCACGGCGACGGCGACGATCTCGGCGCCCTCCTTGCGCAGCGCCTCGACGGCCTTGAGCGCCGACTGCCCGGTCGTCGAGGTGTCTTCGAGCACGACGACGCGCTTGCCCTTGACGTCTGCCCCCTCGATCTGGCGACCGCGTCCGTGGTCCTTCGGCTCCTTGCGCACCACGAACGCGTCGAGCGGGCGGTCGGTGGCGACCGAGGCGTGCAGCACCGAGTTCGCGATGGGATCGGCCCCGAGGGTCAGGCCTCCGACCGCGACCACGTCGAGGTCGCCGATCAGGTCGAGCATGATGCGGCCGATCGCGGGAGCCGCCCGGTGGTCGAGTGTGAGCTTGCGCATGTCGACGTAGTACGTCGCCTTCTTGCCGCTCGAGAGCGTGAAGTCTCCGTGGAACACGGCCTCGTCCTTGATCAGGTCGAGGAGGGTCTGGCGGTCTGCGTCGAGTGCGGTCACGGCATCCAGTGTAGGAGGTGGGCCCTAGGCTTGACGCATGCGCTTGGCCACCTGGAACGTCAACTCCATCCGCACCCGTGTCACCCGCACCGTCGAGTTCGCCGTCCGAGAGGACATCGACGTGCTGGCGATGCAGGAGATCAAGTGCAAGCCCGAGCAGTTCCCGTACGGGCCGTTCGAAGAAGCCGGATATCACGTCGAGGTGCACGGCCTCAATCAGTGGAACGGCGTCGCGATCGCGAGCCGCCTGCCGATCACCGACGTCCGCACCTCGTTCGACGGCATGCCGGGCTTCGCCAAGGGGCATGAGGGCCCGGATGCTCCGCTCGAGGCGCGCGCGCTGGGCGTGCTCGTCGACGGCGTGCGCGTGTGGAGCCTGTATGTGCCGAACGGCCGCTCGCTCGAGGACCCGCACTACACGTACAAGCTGCACTGGCTCGAGGAGCTGAAGAAGGCGACTGCCGCCGAGCTGTCGGAGAACCCCGATCTGCCTCTCGCACTGGTCGGCGACTTCAACATCATCCCGTTCGACAAGGACAACGGTGACCCCGACATCGTCGAGGGCGTCTCGACGCACGTCTCGCCGCAGGAGCGCGAGGCCTTCTTCGCGTTCGGCGACGCGGGCCTCACCGACGTGGTGCGACCGCTGATCCCCGAGGGATTCACCTACTGGGACTACCAGCGCCTGAAGTTCCCTCGCAACGAGGGCGTGCGCATCGACTTCGTCCTCGGCTCGAAGACGCTTGCAGATGCGGTCACCGGCGCTTCGATCCACCGCGACGAGCGCAAGGGCGAGCAGCCGAGCGACCACGTCCCCGTGGTCGTCGAGTTCGACCTCGGCGGCGCTGAAGAAGACGACGACCTGCCGATGATCTTCTCCTGAGTGCTGTGTCGCTTCGCCTGATCGCCACCGATCTCGACGGGACGCTGCTCGATTCGTCGTCCACGGTCACGCGGCGCACACGGGCGGCACTCGACCGGGCGCGGACTCGCGGCATCCATGTCGTGCCCGTGACCGCCCGGCAGCCGATCGGACTCCGGGCGGTCGCCGACGGCGCGGGCTTCGACGGGTGGGCGCTGTGCAGCAACGGCGCCTATGCGACGCACCTCACGGACGGACGGATGCTGTTCGCCGAGGAGCTTCCGCCCGAGACGATCCGCGCCTTGGCCGAGGCGCTCCGCGCCAGCATCCCCGGACTGTTGTTCGCGAGCGTGCGCGAGGGCGGCGAGACGTTCGTCGCCCAGCACGGCTATGCCGAGATCGCCGATCTGTCGGATCACAAGCGCGACCCGCGCACGATGGGCGGTGTGGGGCTCGACCAGGTGCTCGCCGCTCCCAGTCTGAAGCTCGTGATCCGGCATCCGGAGCTCGCACCGTCTGCACTGTTCGAAGCGCTGTGCGACCTCGGGCTCACCGGCTTCGAGGCCACGCTGTCGGGGGCGCCGTTCGTCGAGGTCATGGCGCAGGGCGTCACCAAGGCCACCGGCCTCGCCCGCCTCTGCGAGCACCTCGAGATCGACCGCCGCGACGTGATCGCCTTCGGCGATGCGCTCAACGACGTCGAGATGCTCCGCTGGGCAGGCCTCGGGGTCGCGATGGCCGATGCCGATGACGTCGTGCAGGATGCCGCCGACGAGACGACGACGTCGAACGACGACGACGGCGTCGCGAGGGTGATCGAGCGCCTGCTCGGCTGACGCGTCGAGTCGGGTCGAGTCGAGTCGAAGGGTCAGTCCTCGAAGGTCCCGACCTCGGGCACCCGATCCGTCCGGCCGTAGCGCAGCAGCATCACGCCGCCGTCATCTGCGATCGGGGGCGCGAGCAGCCGCAGCACCGACGGCAGCGCGCCGTCGTCGAACACCTTCTTGCCTGTGCCGAGCAGGATCGGGTACACCCACAGATTCAGCTCATCGAACAGGCCCTCGGCGAGCAATGAGTGCACGAGGTCGATGCTGCCGATCACGTGCACCTCGTGGTGCTGCGCCCGCAGCTCGACGATCTCTGCGGCGAGGTCCTCGCCCACCCGGTGACTGTTCTGCCAATCGAGCATGATGCCGGCATCCCGTGTCGCCACGTACTTCGGAACCCGGTCGAAGAGCCTGCCGATCTCTCCCGACGGGCCCTCGGTGTGCTGCGGCCAGTACGCGGCGAAGATGTCGTAGGTGCGGCGGCCGAGCAGCAGGGCGTCGAGCCGCTGCATCCCCTGTGAGACGGTCTCCCCCATGCCCGACGACGGGTATCCGGCCTGCCAGCCGCTGAAGCGGAATCCGCCGGACGGGTCCTCGTCGGTGCCGCCGGGCCCCTGGGCGACGCCGTCGAGGGTCATGAAGAGGTCGATCAGGATGCGTCCGGCCATCAGAGTGCTCCTTTGCACGAGAGATCCTGCACGATGACACGGCTCACCCTATGCGCTCACTCGGAGGCGCGGGAGGGTGTCTGGTCGACGGGATCCGACCGTTGCTCGCCCCACCGGCCGAGCGCCTCGATCGCGACGCGCAAAGCGAGACCTCGATCGGTGAGCCCGTAGGCGCGCGTGTTGTGCCGGAGGGCAAGCCTGCTGAGCACTCCCGCCGCCTCGAGTTCTCGCAGACGTGTCGCGAGCATGTTCGTCGGCACCCCGAGATCGCGCTGCAGATCGCCGTACCTCTGCGGCCCGTCGAGAAGCTTCTCGACGATGAGCAGCGCCCACCGGGCACCGACGACGTCGAGGGCTGCAGCGAGGTCGCTCACGCGTCCTGGTCGGAGTCCGGTTTCATCCAGAACGGCGAGTAGTGATAGCCGTCGGGGTCATCGAACTGGCGCTGATACATGAACGGGTAGTCGTCCGTGTCGCCGACGCGCCCACCG of Microbacterium sp. LWH13-1.2 contains these proteins:
- a CDS encoding exodeoxyribonuclease III, whose protein sequence is MRLATWNVNSIRTRVTRTVEFAVREDIDVLAMQEIKCKPEQFPYGPFEEAGYHVEVHGLNQWNGVAIASRLPITDVRTSFDGMPGFAKGHEGPDAPLEARALGVLVDGVRVWSLYVPNGRSLEDPHYTYKLHWLEELKKATAAELSENPDLPLALVGDFNIIPFDKDNGDPDIVEGVSTHVSPQEREAFFAFGDAGLTDVVRPLIPEGFTYWDYQRLKFPRNEGVRIDFVLGSKTLADAVTGASIHRDERKGEQPSDHVPVVVEFDLGGAEEDDDLPMIFS
- a CDS encoding anhydro-N-acetylmuramic acid kinase, giving the protein MRVLGLLSGTSHDGIDVTVVDFEESDGALRGTVLHDDSIPYAPELRARLIAALPPTSTTLAEVCELDTLIGQAFAEVAATASDAIGGVDAVCTHGQTVFHWVADGHALGTLQIGQPAWIAERVGAPVVSDVRIRDITAGGHGAPLVSFLDELLLRGRAGVSAAVNLGGIANMTVVGTDALSAYDVGPANALVDAVVVAEGLHERGYDADAAIARTGAVDEDLLAALLADPYYSLAAPKSTGKEHFHLDYVRAHVDRLTGSSGRALSVPDLVRTLTELTVRTVAQDVRAAGIGFLAVSGGGCHNPLIMQGLRDALPEVEVVLADELGASVDGKEAILFALIGWCTMHGVAAVTPGGTGAREPRILGTITPGAGPLRMPEPVERVRSLTLG
- a CDS encoding HAD-IIA family hydrolase, yielding MAHRDDIECWLTDMDGVLVHENDAIPGAAELLAGWEQNEIPYLVLTNNSIFTARDLSARLRASGLTVPEERIWTSALATADFLAQQLPGGSAFVIGEAGILTALHEAGFIMTETNPDFVVVGETRNYSFEAITKAIRLIIRGARFIVTNPDATGPSADGVMPATGAIAALITKATGKEPYVVGKPNPMMFRSALNKIGAHSKKTGMIGDRMDTDIIAGIEAGLHTVLVMTGISDQAEVEKYPFRPDEIVDSVADLLPTVTESIPTLDED
- a CDS encoding HAD family hydrolase, with amino-acid sequence MSLRLIATDLDGTLLDSSSTVTRRTRAALDRARTRGIHVVPVTARQPIGLRAVADGAGFDGWALCSNGAYATHLTDGRMLFAEELPPETIRALAEALRASIPGLLFASVREGGETFVAQHGYAEIADLSDHKRDPRTMGGVGLDQVLAAPSLKLVIRHPELAPSALFEALCDLGLTGFEATLSGAPFVEVMAQGVTKATGLARLCEHLEIDRRDVIAFGDALNDVEMLRWAGLGVAMADADDVVQDAADETTTSNDDDGVARVIERLLG
- a CDS encoding ROK family protein, which gives rise to MTRYALAVDVGGTKMEAALVDEHGTLVRGSRSRRATGRDATPASLDDAIATVIAHALSRLPEDGELIGAGIGSAGPIDRTAGQILPVNMPAARGYGLADAVRTTASGILGRALPTVFGHDGGALALAESWLGATQDAGASLSIVVSTGVGGGFVVNGAYIPGATGNAGHLGQVRREGGLTLEEIASGPSSAAWAQQQGWAGATGEDLARDAAAGDATARAAIERSAKAVGEALADAATLVDLDTVAIGGGFSRVSADYIDLVQQALTASAAHEYSRRTRVVRSGLGDEGPLIGAAALVLR
- the pyrE gene encoding orotate phosphoribosyltransferase, producing the protein MTALDADRQTLLDLIKDEAVFHGDFTLSSGKKATYYVDMRKLTLDHRAAPAIGRIMLDLIGDLDVVAVGGLTLGADPIANSVLHASVATDRPLDAFVVRKEPKDHGRGRQIEGADVKGKRVVVLEDTSTTGQSALKAVEALRKEGAEIVAVAVIVDRKTGAQAAIEAEGLEWRAAFDLDDLGLDPQ
- a CDS encoding metal-dependent transcriptional regulator, whose protein sequence is MASPAADDYLKTVYAHTEWQDAPITPSVLAAKLGIAPSSVTEMVKKLAAAGLVSHVPYGAVRLTDAGTQRALAMVRRHRLIETWLVQEFGYGWHEVHDEAEVLEHTISDRLLEGIDARLGRPRFDPHGDAIPDANGATAREPFVLLADAPTGHTGRVLRVDDRDPELLRALEAAGVSVAATVTITDSGIELDGAQTALPEGASEVVWLSA
- a CDS encoding helix-turn-helix domain-containing protein, which codes for MSDLAAALDVVGARWALLIVEKLLDGPQRYGDLQRDLGVPTNMLATRLRELEAAGVLSRLALRHNTRAYGLTDRGLALRVAIEALGRWGEQRSDPVDQTPSRASE
- a CDS encoding dihydrofolate reductase family protein, encoding MAGRILIDLFMTLDGVAQGPGGTDEDPSGGFRFSGWQAGYPSSGMGETVSQGMQRLDALLLGRRTYDIFAAYWPQHTEGPSGEIGRLFDRVPKYVATRDAGIMLDWQNSHRVGEDLAAEIVELRAQHHEVHVIGSIDLVHSLLAEGLFDELNLWVYPILLGTGKKVFDDGALPSVLRLLAPPIADDGGVMLLRYGRTDRVPEVGTFED
- a CDS encoding YdeI/OmpD-associated family protein; the encoded protein is MGALDEGERVVAADAAVWRAWLEEHHERTAGVWLLSVRGSRADGVGYEDAVRQALCFGWIDGPVRTFDDQTVGQWFSPRRRGSGWAATNKARLVALEAAGLLAPAGIRVLEAAKADGSWTVLDGPEAGIEPDELTEALDAVPAARANWDAFPKSVKKFGLTHIAMAKRAETRAARIAKIVADAAEGKRP